The following are encoded in a window of Arthrobacter woluwensis genomic DNA:
- a CDS encoding NAD-dependent epimerase/dehydratase family protein, whose product MKVAVTGATGFVGRHVVRGLLDAGHEVVALVRTLPLGDSTAAALHGATTRETGDLERIDDCASLFAGVDAVVHLAARVHRMAEDSEDPLAAHRAANTDLTRRLADGAAAAGVSSFVFLSSIKVNGERTTGTPFSASDAPRPADPYGVSKWEAEQALAAVCARSALRGTSVRIPMVYGPGNKGNVQRLLGAIRRGLPLPLASVRNRRTMVAVGNVVSAIRYALDDDSERYQLILAADARPVSTAELCRALGAAAGRPARLAPCPPALLRLAARLVGKGAEADRLTEDLEVRVSGSAPDFSWAPPVSFDEGIRSLADGG is encoded by the coding sequence ATGAAAGTCGCAGTCACCGGAGCCACGGGGTTCGTGGGACGCCATGTGGTGCGCGGGCTGCTCGACGCCGGCCACGAGGTCGTGGCGCTGGTCAGGACCCTGCCGCTGGGTGACTCCACGGCCGCGGCGCTGCACGGCGCGACGACGCGGGAGACCGGCGATCTCGAACGGATCGACGACTGCGCCTCACTCTTCGCCGGCGTGGACGCCGTGGTGCATCTCGCCGCCCGCGTCCACCGCATGGCCGAGGACAGCGAGGACCCCCTCGCCGCGCACCGCGCCGCCAACACGGACCTGACCCGCCGCCTGGCCGACGGCGCCGCCGCCGCGGGAGTCTCCTCGTTCGTCTTCCTCAGCAGCATCAAGGTCAATGGCGAACGGACCACCGGAACACCGTTCTCGGCCTCGGACGCGCCGCGGCCCGCCGATCCTTACGGAGTCTCCAAGTGGGAGGCGGAACAGGCCCTGGCCGCCGTGTGCGCACGGTCTGCACTGCGCGGCACCAGCGTCCGCATCCCGATGGTGTACGGCCCCGGAAACAAGGGGAACGTGCAGCGGCTCCTGGGGGCGATCCGGCGTGGGCTCCCGCTTCCCCTGGCCTCGGTGCGCAACCGCAGGACGATGGTGGCCGTGGGCAATGTCGTGTCGGCGATCCGGTACGCCCTGGACGACGATTCAGAGCGTTACCAGCTGATCCTGGCGGCCGACGCCCGGCCGGTCTCCACCGCGGAGCTCTGCCGCGCACTCGGCGCGGCCGCCGGCCGGCCGGCCCGCCTGGCGCCCTGTCCCCCGGCCCTGCTGCGTCTAGCCGCCCGCCTCGTCGGCAAGGGCGCGGAGGCCGACCGGCTCACCGAGGACCTGGAAGTCCGGGTCAGCGGCAGCGCTCCGGACTTCTCCTGGGCTCCCCCCGTCTCCTTCGACGAAGGGATCCGCTCACTCGCCGACGGCGGCTGA
- a CDS encoding polysaccharide biosynthesis protein — MSYSKTAESRTGSWEWIQFVLDALCWFLAMGLALVLRYELHVEWAQLPGLLAVTGVAALAQLIFGYLLSVYRGRYQSGSFGEVQALLIATLLVATAVTGLLLVAYRQLDVGRSVALIAAPIALIGMAGIRYLRRLYREAKSRPGDSARNTLIYGAGFVGNSLVTRMLQDPDSPYYPVGLIDDDPSKKHLRLSGVQVLGRGEDIRSIVHRTKAEVLVLAFGSVERDVVTRVSDSVAGLNVRVLVLPPLNQMLSGGAPQGFSDFRDISVEDLIGRRPVDIQVEKIAGYISDRRVIVTGAGGSIGSELCRQISQFSPAELIMLDHDETALQQTQISLTGHGLLNGQDTVLCSIRDQAGLEAVFRERKPEVVFHAAALKHAPLLQQYPGEGWKTNVLGTLNVLRAARAAGVSRFVNISTDKAANPSTALGHSKRMAERLTAWMAQETGLPYVSVRFGNVMGSRGSMLPLFTQQIQAGGPVTVTHKDVTRFFMTIPEACQLVIQAGAIGHGGEVLLLDMGEPVRILDVAQRMIAMSGKSVDIVFTGLRPGEKMHEELIGDGEVDATRIHPKISHARIQPIDPEDLDLESWLEACRFDEERLSASGIADEESEDPVDLGRVGS, encoded by the coding sequence TTGTCGTACTCCAAGACTGCTGAGAGCAGAACCGGTTCCTGGGAGTGGATCCAGTTCGTCCTCGACGCCCTTTGCTGGTTCCTCGCGATGGGCCTGGCCCTCGTGCTCCGCTACGAACTCCATGTCGAGTGGGCCCAGCTGCCCGGCCTCCTGGCCGTGACCGGCGTCGCCGCACTCGCCCAGCTCATCTTCGGTTATCTCCTCTCCGTGTACCGGGGCCGCTATCAGTCCGGCTCCTTCGGTGAAGTCCAGGCGCTCCTCATTGCCACCTTGCTCGTCGCGACGGCGGTCACCGGGCTCCTGCTGGTGGCGTACCGCCAGCTCGACGTCGGCCGCAGTGTCGCGCTGATCGCCGCGCCGATCGCCCTGATCGGGATGGCCGGCATCCGCTATCTCCGCAGGCTCTACCGTGAGGCCAAATCCCGCCCGGGCGACTCGGCGCGCAACACCCTCATCTACGGTGCGGGCTTCGTGGGCAACTCCCTCGTGACGCGCATGCTGCAGGACCCGGATTCGCCGTACTACCCCGTGGGCCTCATCGACGACGATCCCAGCAAGAAGCACCTGCGCCTCTCCGGCGTGCAGGTGCTGGGCCGCGGCGAGGACATCCGCTCGATCGTCCACCGGACCAAGGCCGAAGTGCTCGTGCTCGCCTTCGGCAGTGTGGAGCGGGACGTCGTCACCCGGGTCTCCGACAGCGTCGCCGGTCTGAACGTCCGGGTGCTCGTGCTGCCGCCCCTGAACCAGATGCTCAGCGGCGGTGCGCCGCAGGGCTTCTCCGACTTCCGCGACATCTCGGTGGAGGACCTGATCGGCCGGCGTCCGGTCGACATCCAGGTGGAGAAGATCGCCGGATACATCTCGGACCGCCGCGTCATCGTCACGGGTGCGGGCGGGTCGATCGGCAGTGAGCTCTGCCGCCAGATCAGCCAGTTCAGCCCCGCCGAACTGATCATGCTGGACCACGATGAGACGGCTCTCCAGCAGACCCAGATCTCCCTGACCGGTCACGGGCTCCTGAACGGCCAGGACACGGTCCTGTGCAGCATCCGGGACCAGGCCGGCCTCGAAGCGGTGTTCCGGGAGAGGAAGCCGGAGGTCGTCTTTCACGCCGCGGCTCTCAAGCACGCCCCGCTGCTGCAGCAGTACCCCGGCGAAGGCTGGAAGACCAATGTGCTGGGCACCCTGAACGTTCTGCGGGCAGCCCGTGCGGCAGGGGTGAGCCGGTTCGTGAACATCTCCACGGACAAGGCTGCGAATCCGAGCACGGCCCTCGGCCACTCCAAGCGGATGGCGGAACGCCTGACGGCCTGGATGGCCCAGGAGACGGGCCTTCCGTACGTCTCGGTGCGCTTCGGCAACGTGATGGGCAGCCGCGGTTCCATGCTGCCGCTGTTCACGCAGCAGATCCAGGCCGGGGGACCGGTCACGGTGACCCACAAGGACGTCACCCGTTTCTTCATGACCATCCCCGAGGCCTGCCAGCTGGTGATCCAGGCCGGCGCCATCGGCCACGGCGGGGAGGTCCTGCTGCTGGACATGGGCGAGCCCGTGCGGATCCTGGACGTCGCACAGCGCATGATCGCCATGTCCGGAAAGAGCGTCGACATCGTCTTCACCGGCTTGCGGCCGGGGGAGAAGATGCACGAGGAGCTCATCGGCGACGGCGAAGTCGACGCCACCCGCATCCATCCCAAGATCTCCCACGCCCGAATCCAGCCGATCGATCCCGAGGACCTCGATCTGGAGTCCTGGCTGGAGGCCTGCCGGTTCGATGAGGAGAGGCTGAGCGCCTCGGGCATCGCCGACGAGGAGTCCGAAGACCCGGTGGACCTGGGGCGGGTCGGGTCGTGA